The following coding sequences are from one Nonlabens arenilitoris window:
- a CDS encoding succinate dehydrogenase/fumarate reductase iron-sulfur subunit, with amino-acid sequence MKLTLKIWRQAGPEAKGKMVTYPLDGVDGDMSFLEMMDILNEELVNKGEEPVEFDHDCREGICGSCNMMINGQPHGPQKLTTTCQLHMRKFNDGDTITIEPWRAAAFPVIKDLIVDRSSFDRIQQAGAYVSVNTSGNTQDANSIPIEKAKADEAFHSATCIGCGACVAACKNASAMLFTSAKVSQYALLPQGEIEATDRVQNMVRQMDIEGFGNCTNTGACMIECPKGIKLENIARMNSEYLKANI; translated from the coding sequence ATGAAACTTACTTTAAAAATATGGAGACAGGCTGGTCCTGAAGCCAAAGGAAAAATGGTTACTTATCCACTAGATGGTGTAGATGGCGACATGTCTTTTCTTGAAATGATGGATATCTTAAATGAAGAATTAGTTAATAAAGGTGAGGAGCCAGTAGAATTTGACCATGACTGTCGTGAAGGTATCTGTGGATCTTGTAATATGATGATCAATGGACAACCTCATGGACCTCAAAAGTTGACCACCACATGTCAATTGCACATGAGAAAGTTCAATGATGGAGATACAATTACCATTGAGCCATGGAGAGCAGCTGCTTTTCCTGTGATTAAAGATTTAATTGTGGACCGTTCATCTTTTGATAGAATACAGCAGGCTGGTGCTTATGTATCTGTAAATACCTCTGGTAATACTCAAGATGCTAACTCTATTCCTATTGAAAAAGCAAAAGCAGATGAAGCATTTCACTCAGCTACTTGTATAGGTTGTGGAGCTTGTGTTGCAGCATGTAAAAATGCTAGTGCGATGTTATTTACAAGTGCTAAAGTTTCTCAATATGCTTTATTACCACAAGGTGAAATTGAGGCTACTGATCGTGTGCAAAATATGGTACGTCAAATGGATATAGAAGGATTTGGTAACTGTACAAATACAGGAGCTTGTATGATTGAATGTCCTAAAGGAATTAAACTAGAAAATATTGCACGTATGAACAGTGAATATTTAAAGGCAAATATCTAG
- a CDS encoding fasciclin domain-containing protein, which produces MKNFTSLLKLSFVAVLFISCSGDELTNADLYQEDVPQKISDYVSNDADYTIFKEAIDGSDIQGWLENQQNITLFAPTNVAFENYLSQNGMTSITQIPEDELRQLLKNHVIESEVLISDLNTVEELIVETMAQTTFESSSHIMSIISNHDGLKINGVPVTTPDMLFENGVVHSVDQIVEPSTARTFINECLEFASFRALIEESADASIALTTLETKFQSGISQELTVFVPDNAAIAAFKTAINAADSNNNVSQSINYAVNTQLSFQENYEVSELSDGLVISTLGSDVSTSMNSQNGITFNTGPFSEVVKFRSQDFTSIQTSNGILLLTDKVLF; this is translated from the coding sequence ATGAAAAACTTTACTTCACTTTTAAAATTATCTTTTGTAGCCGTATTATTCATATCCTGTAGTGGTGATGAATTAACTAATGCAGATCTTTATCAAGAAGATGTGCCTCAAAAAATATCTGACTATGTTAGCAATGATGCAGATTATACCATTTTCAAAGAAGCTATTGATGGTAGTGATATTCAAGGCTGGTTAGAGAACCAACAAAACATAACATTATTTGCTCCTACAAATGTTGCTTTTGAAAATTATCTTTCTCAAAATGGAATGACTAGTATTACTCAAATTCCTGAAGATGAATTAAGACAATTACTTAAAAATCATGTCATAGAATCTGAAGTTTTAATTAGTGATTTAAATACAGTTGAAGAGTTAATCGTAGAAACTATGGCTCAAACAACTTTTGAATCTTCTTCTCATATTATGTCTATTATATCTAATCACGATGGACTTAAAATTAATGGAGTACCAGTAACGACTCCAGATATGTTATTTGAAAATGGAGTTGTACACTCAGTAGATCAGATTGTAGAGCCTTCTACAGCCAGAACATTTATTAATGAGTGCCTTGAGTTTGCTAGTTTTAGAGCTCTAATAGAGGAATCTGCAGATGCATCTATCGCTTTGACAACATTAGAGACTAAGTTTCAATCTGGTATCTCTCAAGAATTGACTGTATTTGTACCAGATAATGCTGCTATAGCAGCTTTTAAAACAGCTATCAATGCTGCCGATTCTAATAATAATGTTTCTCAGTCCATTAATTATGCGGTTAATACTCAATTATCTTTTCAAGAAAACTATGAGGTAAGTGAGCTATCTGATGGATTAGTGATCTCTACATTAGGTTCTGATGTTTCAACCTCTATGAATTCACAAAACGGTATTACGTTTAATACTGGTCCATTCAGTGAAGTGGTAAAATTCCGTTCTCAAGATTTTACATCTATTCAAACTTCTAACGGTATTCTACTATTAACAGATAAAGTACTTTTCTAA
- a CDS encoding DUF6503 family protein: protein MQSLTFTMPKETGNEVHTTDLKSRDILIETDKYQIGSESGKVWLAQDSTYYPKERARFYHNLMFYFYTMPFILADNGIMYSEVVALEKDGISYPGLKIAYKANVGDSPDDEYILYYHPETKKMEWLAYTVTRGQGSKSTDFHFIKYNKWQDVNGLLLPEELIWYKSEDNLPTEARGEPRVFTNVDIDASHMGADYYMIPDNGIYVDE from the coding sequence ATGCAAAGCCTCACTTTTACTATGCCTAAAGAAACAGGTAATGAGGTGCATACTACAGACTTAAAGTCACGCGATATTTTAATAGAAACTGATAAGTATCAAATAGGTTCTGAAAGTGGTAAGGTATGGCTGGCTCAAGACAGTACTTATTACCCTAAAGAACGTGCACGTTTTTATCACAACCTTATGTTTTATTTCTACACTATGCCATTTATCCTAGCAGACAATGGAATAATGTACAGCGAGGTTGTTGCTTTAGAAAAAGATGGGATTTCATATCCAGGTCTTAAAATTGCATATAAGGCAAACGTAGGCGACTCACCAGATGATGAGTATATTTTATACTATCATCCAGAAACTAAAAAGATGGAATGGCTAGCATATACCGTTACTAGAGGTCAAGGTTCTAAGTCAACAGATTTTCATTTTATAAAATACAATAAGTGGCAAGATGTAAATGGATTGTTATTACCTGAAGAATTAATCTGGTATAAAAGTGAAGATAATCTACCTACAGAAGCTAGAGGTGAACCAAGAGTTTTTACAAATGTTGATATTGATGCTAGTCATATGGGTGCAGATTATTATATGATACCAGATAATGGTATTTATGTAGATGAATAA
- a CDS encoding VPS10 domain-containing protein gives MNKVLSFAIIFSSFIGFCQSPKATAAIQVQQGLEQHRQMAQNSLFKNLKFKNVGPTIMSGRVVDVDVNPADPTEMLVAYASGGLWYSNNNGTSFTPIMDGAGTINLGDIAVDWTAKTIWAGTGENNSSRSSYTGIGVLKSTDWGKTWSQPMLTDSHHIGRILINPSNGDHVIVAVTGPLYSKSDSRGIYTTQDGGKSWKKTLFATDMAGFIDLAHSPQNFNIMYAASWEKDRKAWNFDGDGDASAIYKSIDAGQTWNKITIEKSGFPVGSGVGRIGLAVYDDNTVYAIHDSQFRRDKDDSGNNAFAKADSANSLSKDDFKSMSKEAFLKLDNDKLNKFLKRNGFQEKYRADNVKNMVRSGDATPLDVAKYLENANTQLFDTPVKGAELYRSNDGGKTWNKTHEGQIDDVFYSYGYYFAQVRVDPSDVNHVYVMGVPIIKSKDGGKNWESISRENVHADHHALWINPNKRGHLINGNDGGLNISYDDGETWIKNNSPSVGQFYAINYDLQKPYRIYGGLQDNGVWVGPHNATEDREWHQRGNYPWETIMGGDGMQIQIDSRNSDIVYTGYQFGNYFRINRGTGDRKYIQPKHELGESPYRFNWQTPILLSSHNQDILYLGGNKLHRSMNQGDDWTAISPDLTQGGKEGNVAYGTLTTISESPFQFGLIYTGTDDGLVQVTKDGGVEWEQLNGGWPANLWVSRVVASQHKKGRVYVTLNGYRFDDFTPYIYMSEDYGKTWKNIGLSIPTSAVNVIIEHPKKEHILFVGTDNATYISTDTGNTWNLLTVGMPPVAVHDLKIQPEENHLLVGTHGRSIYLADLDALEIIGNDFAFAKVDKTRASSRYGSKGFMWSEGPEPSIELAFYSPTASKVKIEILNENGKTIQELATTADKGLNFYTYDGSISKSGIKRFKDKPKTADNGKTYLPVGKYTVKITGNTGSAEQVLEMVE, from the coding sequence ATGAACAAAGTTCTATCCTTTGCCATAATATTTTCTAGTTTCATAGGCTTTTGTCAGAGCCCGAAAGCGACTGCTGCAATTCAAGTCCAACAAGGTCTAGAACAACACCGACAAATGGCGCAAAACTCGCTATTTAAAAACCTAAAATTTAAAAATGTAGGTCCTACCATCATGTCTGGTCGTGTTGTAGATGTAGATGTAAACCCTGCAGACCCTACAGAAATGTTAGTAGCCTATGCTAGTGGTGGATTATGGTATTCTAATAATAATGGAACGAGTTTCACACCTATTATGGATGGTGCAGGAACGATAAACCTAGGTGATATTGCGGTAGATTGGACTGCCAAAACAATATGGGCAGGAACTGGAGAAAATAACTCTAGCCGTAGCAGCTATACCGGTATAGGTGTTTTAAAATCAACAGATTGGGGAAAAACATGGAGTCAACCTATGCTTACAGACTCACATCACATAGGTCGTATCTTAATCAATCCTTCAAATGGTGATCATGTAATCGTTGCTGTGACAGGACCATTGTATTCCAAAAGTGATTCTCGTGGTATTTACACCACTCAAGATGGTGGAAAGTCGTGGAAAAAAACACTTTTTGCAACAGACATGGCTGGTTTTATAGATCTAGCACACAGCCCTCAAAATTTTAATATTATGTATGCTGCGAGCTGGGAAAAAGACCGTAAAGCATGGAACTTTGATGGAGATGGCGATGCAAGTGCTATTTATAAAAGTATAGACGCTGGACAAACATGGAATAAGATCACGATAGAAAAAAGCGGTTTCCCAGTAGGTTCTGGTGTAGGCCGTATAGGGCTTGCTGTATATGATGATAACACGGTATATGCTATACATGATTCACAGTTTCGTAGAGATAAGGATGATAGTGGTAATAACGCTTTCGCGAAAGCGGACTCTGCAAACAGCTTATCTAAAGACGACTTTAAATCCATGTCTAAAGAGGCTTTCTTAAAACTCGATAACGATAAACTTAACAAGTTTCTAAAAAGAAATGGTTTCCAAGAAAAATACCGAGCAGACAACGTAAAAAACATGGTGCGCAGTGGTGATGCCACACCGCTAGATGTGGCCAAATATCTTGAAAATGCAAACACACAACTATTTGATACACCTGTAAAAGGTGCCGAACTATACCGCAGTAATGATGGTGGAAAAACGTGGAACAAAACACACGAAGGTCAAATAGATGATGTGTTTTACAGCTATGGATATTACTTTGCTCAAGTGCGCGTAGATCCTAGCGATGTGAACCATGTTTACGTGATGGGTGTCCCTATTATAAAATCTAAAGATGGTGGTAAGAACTGGGAAAGTATTTCAAGAGAAAACGTACATGCAGATCATCACGCACTATGGATTAATCCTAATAAACGCGGTCATCTTATCAACGGTAATGATGGTGGACTTAACATCTCTTATGATGATGGTGAGACTTGGATTAAAAACAATTCACCTAGTGTAGGGCAGTTTTATGCCATCAATTATGACTTACAAAAGCCATATCGTATTTATGGTGGTTTACAGGATAATGGCGTTTGGGTAGGTCCTCATAATGCTACTGAAGATAGAGAATGGCACCAGCGTGGTAATTACCCATGGGAAACCATAATGGGTGGCGACGGTATGCAAATTCAGATTGACTCACGCAATAGCGACATTGTTTATACGGGTTATCAATTTGGTAATTATTTTAGAATCAATCGTGGAACTGGCGACCGCAAGTACATCCAGCCTAAACATGAACTAGGAGAATCTCCATACCGTTTCAACTGGCAAACGCCTATTTTGCTGAGCTCTCATAACCAAGACATTTTATACTTAGGTGGTAATAAATTGCACCGTTCTATGAATCAAGGTGATGACTGGACCGCTATTTCTCCAGACTTAACCCAAGGTGGCAAAGAAGGAAATGTAGCTTATGGAACACTAACTACCATCAGTGAATCGCCGTTTCAATTTGGGTTGATTTACACAGGTACTGATGATGGACTGGTGCAAGTCACTAAAGATGGTGGTGTAGAATGGGAACAACTCAATGGTGGCTGGCCAGCAAATCTTTGGGTGAGTCGCGTAGTGGCATCTCAACATAAAAAAGGGCGTGTTTACGTCACTCTTAATGGTTACCGTTTTGATGATTTTACACCTTATATATATATGAGTGAAGATTATGGAAAAACGTGGAAGAACATCGGATTATCAATACCTACATCAGCAGTAAATGTAATTATAGAGCACCCTAAAAAAGAGCATATTCTTTTTGTAGGAACAGATAATGCTACTTATATAAGTACTGATACTGGTAACACATGGAACTTACTCACAGTTGGAATGCCACCAGTAGCCGTTCATGATTTAAAAATTCAGCCTGAAGAGAATCATTTACTGGTAGGAACTCACGGCCGTTCTATTTACCTAGCAGATTTAGATGCTCTAGAAATTATAGGAAATGATTTCGCTTTTGCAAAAGTTGATAAAACAAGAGCTTCTTCTCGTTACGGTAGTAAAGGATTTATGTGGAGTGAAGGACCGGAACCTTCTATAGAACTTGCTTTTTACAGTCCAACAGCCAGTAAAGTAAAAATAGAAATCCTCAATGAAAATGGTAAAACCATTCAAGAACTAGCTACAACGGCAGACAAAGGCTTGAATTTCTATACTTATGATGGCTCTATTTCAAAATCTGGTATTAAGCGATTCAAAGACAAGCCTAAAACCGCAGATAACGGAAAAACCTATTTACCAGTCGGGAAATACACAGTGAAAATCACTGGTAATACGGGAAGTGCTGAGCAAGTACTTGAAATGGTTGAGTAG
- a CDS encoding succinate dehydrogenase cytochrome b subunit, whose protein sequence is MSALVKSSIARKWIMALSGLFLVVFLTQHFVINITSVIAPDTFNEWSHFMGYNPLVQFIAQPILIGGLIVHFVMGIALEIKNNKARPIKYSKYSGNANSTWVSRNMIITGLVVLAFLGLHMYDFWVHEMTVKYIDFAPENPTRYLPELKEKFVSPVRVGLYVISFILLAMHLWHGFNSSFQSMGAKAVNKGEGLRKATYAWSVIIPAGFIFIALYHHFTH, encoded by the coding sequence ATGAGCGCATTAGTAAAATCTTCTATTGCTAGAAAGTGGATAATGGCACTTTCGGGTCTGTTTCTGGTTGTATTCCTAACACAGCATTTTGTTATAAACATTACATCTGTTATAGCACCAGACACTTTTAATGAGTGGTCACACTTTATGGGCTACAACCCATTAGTTCAATTCATTGCACAACCTATTCTTATAGGTGGATTAATCGTTCACTTTGTTATGGGTATAGCTCTTGAAATTAAAAATAACAAAGCACGTCCCATTAAATATTCAAAATATTCTGGTAATGCAAACTCAACTTGGGTGTCTCGTAATATGATTATTACAGGTCTGGTTGTTCTTGCATTTTTAGGATTGCACATGTACGACTTCTGGGTTCATGAAATGACAGTAAAATACATAGACTTTGCACCAGAAAATCCTACAAGATATTTACCAGAGTTAAAAGAGAAATTTGTAAGCCCAGTAAGAGTAGGTCTTTATGTAATTTCTTTTATTTTACTAGCAATGCACTTATGGCATGGATTTAATAGTTCTTTCCAGTCCATGGGAGCAAAAGCAGTTAATAAAGGTGAAGGATTAAGAAAAGCAACCTATGCCTGGTCTGTAATAATACCTGCAGGTTTCATTTTCATCGCATTGTATCATCACTTTACTCACTAA
- a CDS encoding methionine aminotransferase, whose amino-acid sequence MNSKLPNTKESIFSTMSALARHSNALNLSQGFPSFPVDPILKELHTNAVNNGYNQYAPMPGISVLRESISIITNKLHSAIYNPATEICITAGATQAIYTAIQAVIHPGDEVIVFTPAYDSYVPAIQMAGGIAIEIPMTLPDFKIDWEVVNDHINNKTAMIMINSPHNPSGTMLSHQDMLQLERLSIRYDLIVLSDEVYEHITFDQNKHLSAARYPELKKRSFITASYGKTFHITGWKTGYCLAPEHLMKEFYKVHQFLVFSINHPAQIAIANYLKEENRYLDLGAFYQRKRDLFLNSIHGSKFSFQPTQGTYFQLLDYTNITDENDVDFAKRLTKEHKIAAIPISVFMNGKDPKMLRFCFAKEDHEIITAAQILNSL is encoded by the coding sequence ATGAACTCAAAACTCCCTAATACTAAAGAATCTATATTTTCTACTATGAGCGCACTAGCACGTCATAGTAATGCTTTAAACCTATCACAAGGATTTCCCAGTTTTCCCGTTGACCCTATTTTAAAAGAATTACACACTAATGCGGTCAACAATGGTTATAATCAATATGCACCTATGCCAGGCATATCTGTGTTAAGAGAATCGATATCAATTATAACTAACAAACTACATAGCGCTATATATAATCCAGCAACTGAGATTTGTATAACAGCAGGTGCCACTCAAGCCATTTATACCGCGATACAAGCTGTAATTCATCCAGGAGACGAAGTCATCGTTTTTACACCAGCATATGATTCTTATGTGCCAGCTATCCAAATGGCAGGTGGAATCGCGATAGAAATACCTATGACGTTGCCAGATTTTAAGATTGATTGGGAAGTGGTTAATGATCATATTAATAATAAGACAGCAATGATTATGATTAATTCACCACATAATCCCAGTGGAACCATGTTAAGTCATCAAGACATGCTGCAATTAGAACGTCTATCCATAAGGTATGATTTAATTGTCTTAAGTGATGAAGTTTATGAACATATCACTTTTGATCAAAATAAACATTTGAGTGCTGCAAGATATCCTGAACTTAAGAAGCGTAGCTTTATAACAGCTAGCTATGGTAAAACGTTTCATATTACTGGCTGGAAAACCGGTTATTGTCTAGCTCCTGAACATTTGATGAAAGAATTCTATAAAGTACATCAATTCTTAGTTTTCAGCATTAATCATCCTGCACAAATAGCTATAGCAAACTATTTAAAAGAAGAGAATAGATATTTAGATCTAGGTGCATTTTATCAACGTAAACGAGATTTATTTTTAAATTCAATCCATGGCAGCAAATTTTCGTTTCAGCCTACTCAAGGAACTTATTTTCAATTATTAGATTATACTAACATTACTGATGAAAATGATGTCGATTTTGCGAAAAGATTAACCAAAGAACATAAAATAGCTGCGATACCTATATCCGTTTTCATGAATGGAAAAGACCCTAAAATGCTACGATTTTGTTTTGCTAAAGAAGATCATGAAATAATTACAGCAGCTCAAATTTTAAATAGCTTATAA